A genomic region of Pseudomonas sp. MPC6 contains the following coding sequences:
- a CDS encoding 3-oxoacyl-ACP reductase family protein: MKLLNKVAFVTGAGQGMGQAIVRGFIAEGAKVVAVDLNQAALAESLADLGDKVLALACNVGDGASVADAMGQAEQHFGGLDILVNNAGVGALDSFLETPDESWARVIGVNLGGTFLCCREGAKLMVKGGRKGAIINLSSTAALTGDGPSHYCASKAGVMGLTRSIARELAASGIRVNTLVPGPTNTPMMAGIPDDYMQALLKNVPLGRMCETDEIARVAVFLASEDASFMTGQNIAVNGGMAFI, from the coding sequence ATGAAGTTACTCAATAAAGTCGCCTTTGTAACCGGCGCAGGGCAAGGCATGGGCCAGGCCATCGTCCGTGGTTTTATCGCCGAAGGCGCCAAGGTGGTGGCTGTCGACCTGAATCAGGCTGCCCTGGCCGAGAGCCTGGCGGACTTGGGCGACAAGGTACTGGCCCTGGCCTGCAACGTCGGTGACGGCGCCTCCGTGGCCGATGCCATGGGCCAGGCCGAGCAGCACTTCGGCGGCCTCGACATCCTGGTCAACAACGCAGGCGTGGGCGCGCTGGACAGCTTCCTCGAAACCCCGGACGAGAGTTGGGCGCGGGTGATCGGTGTGAACCTGGGCGGCACCTTCCTGTGCTGCCGCGAAGGCGCCAAGCTGATGGTCAAGGGCGGGCGCAAAGGGGCGATCATCAACCTCTCCAGCACTGCCGCGCTGACCGGCGACGGTCCTAGCCATTACTGCGCATCGAAAGCCGGGGTGATGGGCCTGACCCGCTCGATCGCCCGTGAACTGGCGGCCAGCGGCATACGCGTGAACACCCTGGTGCCGGGACCGACCAACACGCCGATGATGGCTGGCATCCCTGACGACTACATGCAAGCGCTGCTGAAAAACGTACCGTTGGGGCGCATGTGCGAGACCGACGAGATCGCGCGTGTCGCGGTGTTCCTTGCCAGCGAAGACGCCAGCTTCATGACTGGCCAGAACATCGCGGTTAATGGCGGCATGGCCTTTATCTGA
- a CDS encoding alpha/beta hydrolase: MNQPVDLPLPVGHYATLPNNGLRLHYLDEGAGPVVLWLHGSGPGASGFSNFKGNYPQFAAAGYRNIVLDLPGFGRSDKPEDAQYNLDFFVDCVAAFLQAIGVQRCTLLGNSLGGAIALGLALRLPQLPQGLILLAPGGVEERETYFKMDGIVRMVSLFNAGPIGMDEMRSMMRLQLFDDSILPESLLQERVAVAVTQPKNLFSTMMVPNMETRLGEIQCPILGFWGTNDLFNPISGAQRIIDGAPNARFIVLNRCGHWVQVEHRELFNRSCIDFLQNG; the protein is encoded by the coding sequence ATGAACCAACCCGTAGACCTGCCCCTGCCCGTCGGCCATTACGCAACGCTGCCCAACAACGGTTTGCGCCTGCACTATCTGGATGAAGGCGCGGGCCCCGTGGTGCTGTGGCTGCACGGCAGCGGACCGGGCGCCAGTGGTTTCAGCAACTTCAAGGGCAACTACCCGCAATTCGCCGCCGCCGGCTACCGCAACATCGTGCTCGATCTGCCGGGTTTCGGCCGTTCGGACAAACCCGAGGACGCCCAGTACAACCTGGATTTCTTCGTCGACTGCGTAGCGGCGTTTCTGCAAGCCATCGGCGTACAGCGCTGCACCCTGCTCGGTAACTCGCTGGGTGGCGCGATTGCCCTGGGCCTGGCCCTGCGTCTGCCGCAATTGCCCCAGGGCCTGATCCTGTTGGCACCGGGCGGCGTCGAGGAGCGGGAAACCTACTTCAAGATGGACGGCATCGTGCGCATGGTCAGCCTGTTCAACGCCGGCCCCATCGGCATGGACGAGATGCGCAGCATGATGCGCCTGCAGTTGTTCGATGATTCGATCCTGCCCGAAAGCCTGCTGCAGGAACGCGTGGCGGTGGCGGTGACCCAGCCGAAGAACCTGTTCAGCACGATGATGGTGCCGAACATGGAAACACGCCTGGGCGAGATCCAGTGCCCGATCCTCGGTTTCTGGGGCACCAACGATCTGTTCAACCCGATCAGCGGCGCCCAACGCATCATCGACGGCGCGCCCAACGCCCGGTTCATCGTGCTCAACCGTTGCGGACATTGGGTCCAGGTAGAACACCGCGAGCTGTTCAACCGCAGCTGCATCGACTTCCTGCAGAACGGTTGA